TTCATAAGCGAAGATGGAAGAGTCATTGAGATGAAGGAAGGAACTTCTGCACCATTTGGTATGAATCATTATTAGGAACATGTTCATGATGAGAGTGATATTTAtgcacatttctctctctctctgtgtgtgtgtgtgtgtgtgtgtgtgtgtgtgtgtgtgttgttcttcAGGTCTGGATCGGTTCTGCTGGTTTGATCAGTCTGATCCCTGTTACGCAGCTCTGGGACACAAACTCAATCTGCCGATGATGCTGGGTGCTACTAATTacatactgaaaataataaagagaataaatgaaacaaaagatgATCCATTTTGTAGATTTCAGCATGGCATTATGGAGGAGACTGAATGTGATCTTTATAATAACAGACCTGAAGTGACCATCATTCGTGGGATGCTGATAATAAACCATGTGAACAGAGCAGATTCAGGGaattacacattaaatatttacagCTCACAGATCAGACAGACATTTGAAGGAGATCTTCAAGTGATTGTTGAAGGTACAGAATCTCTCTAATCAGACTCATTACAATCTTTACAATGAGTAGCACACAGTAAACACACTACAGACTCCAGTAATAGTATGAGTAGTGTGGAAGAACAAGATTCTGTGTTTGTCATGTGACTGTGATGTGTCCCTCCCTCCAGCTCCTATTGGCTCAGTGGAAGTGTCAATCATCTGCTCCTCCAGTGGGGTGATGAGGGTGTTCTGCTCCTCTGAGGGGGATCAGCTCCTCTACAGCTGGACTCTGAATGGAGATCCACTGATGGATGGAAACAGCAGCATTGATCTGGATGAAGGAACTGATGGAGACATCAGCTGCAGCGTGAAGAACCACGTCAGTCACGCACAGAAGACCATTAGACTCAAACCCTGTCCTGGTGAGATTTTAATACATGAATGTCCAGATACTGTACATATAGAAACCAGGGCAA
This DNA window, taken from Carassius auratus strain Wakin chromosome 14, ASM336829v1, whole genome shotgun sequence, encodes the following:
- the LOC113114405 gene encoding uncharacterized protein LOC113114405, encoding MMLGATNYILKIIKRINETKDDPFCRFQHGIMEETECDLYNNRPEVTIIRGMLIINHVNRADSGNYTLNIYSSQIRQTFEGDLQVIVEAPIGSVEVSIICSSSGVMRVFCSSEGDQLLYSWTLNGDPLMDGNSSIDLDEGTDGDISCSVKNHVSHAQKTIRLKPCPVCSVSVVFVVVWCLQLMVLFGLLGAFHIYMRHTSGKKKEGQKMRMRRFREGHEHTAEDS